The DNA window ACGGGACTCCTGAAGCAGTGGCCGGCCGGCGGACCGAAGCTCGACTGGATCTATAAAGACGGTGGACTTGGCTATGCCGGGTTCGCGGTCGTCGGCGAAACCCTCTATACGATGGGCGCTCGCGGCGATACCGAAATGCTGATCGCGCTGAACGTCAAGGACGGGAGCCAGAAGTGGGCCGTTCCGATCGGTGCTCTACTGACCAATGGTTGGGGCGACGGTCCTCGCGGGACGCCTACTGTCGATGGCGAACACATTTACACCCTCAGCGGCCAGGGAAATCTCATCTGTGCCAAGGCGTCCGACGGTACGACCGTCTGGAAAGCGTCCATGCGCGACCTCGGCGGCAAGACGCCCGGCTGGGGATATACCGAAAGCCCGCTCGTGGACGGCGACAAAGTCGTTTGCACCCCCGGCGGGGCGAAGGGCGCCGTTGCGGCGTTCGACAAGAAGACCGGAAAAGTGCTCTGGCAAAGCGCCGATTTCACTGAAGGCGCGCAGTATTCATCGATCATCGCCGTCGATCACGACGGCAAGCGCCAGTTCATTCAGCGCACGATGGCCAAGGTCGTGGGCCTTGATCCTTCTTCCGGCGCGGTGCTGTGGGTGACCGACTTCCCAGGCAAGACGGCCGTCATTCCGACGCCGATCTACCACAGCGGCAACGTCTACGTCGCCGCGGGTTACGGCGTCGGTTGCAAGATGGTCAATATCGGCTCGGGAAATAAGGTGACGGAGGTCTATCAGAACGACGTCATAATCAATCACCACGGCGGCGTGGTGCTCGTTGGTGAGCACCTCTACGGCTATTCCGACAAGGCCGGATGGGTCTGCCAGGACTTCAAGTCCGGCAAGCAGGTCTGGGCCGAGAAGAAGGCGCTGGGCAAGGGCGCCATCACCTTCGCCGACGGCAAACTGTACCTGCTCGGCGAATCAGACGGCCAGGTCGTGATCATCGACGCATCCCCGGAAGGCTGGAAGGAGCACGGCCGGTTCACGCTCACGCCACAGACCAAAAACCGAAACCCCAAGGGCAAGGTCTGGACGCA is part of the Humisphaera borealis genome and encodes:
- a CDS encoding PQQ-binding-like beta-propeller repeat protein, with amino-acid sequence MKSIKQLAAAVLLSSSLGAGVLADWPQWRGPDRTDISKETGLLKQWPAGGPKLDWIYKDGGLGYAGFAVVGETLYTMGARGDTEMLIALNVKDGSQKWAVPIGALLTNGWGDGPRGTPTVDGEHIYTLSGQGNLICAKASDGTTVWKASMRDLGGKTPGWGYTESPLVDGDKVVCTPGGAKGAVAAFDKKTGKVLWQSADFTEGAQYSSIIAVDHDGKRQFIQRTMAKVVGLDPSSGAVLWVTDFPGKTAVIPTPIYHSGNVYVAAGYGVGCKMVNIGSGNKVTEVYQNDVIINHHGGVVLVGEHLYGYSDKAGWVCQDFKSGKQVWAEKKALGKGAITFADGKLYLLGESDGQVVIIDASPEGWKEHGRFTLTPQTKNRNPKGKVWTHPVIANGKMYLRDQELIFSFDVKGK